Proteins from a genomic interval of Quercus robur chromosome 9, dhQueRobu3.1, whole genome shotgun sequence:
- the LOC126700772 gene encoding probable (S)-N-methylcoclaurine 3'-hydroxylase isozyme 2, giving the protein MSLRLGTQISIIASSPEAAREVLKTYDRELSGRFIANAIPLINPKLNNFSLAAAPECNDYWRSLRAICKADLFSAKVLESQNHIREMKVRELVDFLGSKEGEVVNLGEAIYVTYTNILTNAIFSVDFMDFEGKGIGQELRELIVEVVELGMIPDLSLIAGTDSSSMVTEWAMAELMRNQDVLHKLREEIESEIGTNIVKESHLSHLPYLEACVKETLRLYPPGPLLILHRALQTCEVMGYTIPKDSFISVNIWAIGRDPTVFNDPLSFKPERFLDSSLDFKGTNFDYTPFGAGRRGCPGQPLATGKSHLFWHHWSTHLTGFFQAV; this is encoded by the exons ATGTCTCTAAGGCTTGGCACCCAAATTAGCATCATTGCATCATCGCCTGAAGCAGCAAGAGAAGTTCTTAAGACCTATGACAGAGAATTGTCAGGCAGGTTCATAGCAAACGCTATTCCACTCATaaacccaaaactcaacaaCTTCTCACTTGCAGCAGCCCCTGAGTGCAACGATTATTGGAGGTCCCTAAGGGCTATTTGTAAAGCTGACCTTTTTTCAGCCAAAGTATTGGAATCACAAAATCATATAAGAGAGATGAAGGTTAGGGAGTTGGTAGATTTCTTGGGTTCAAAGGAAGGTGAGGTAGTGAATCTTGGAGAGGCGATCTATGTTACTTATACTAATATCTTGACTAATGCAATATTTTCAGTGGACTTCATGGACTTTGAGGGTAAAGGTATTGGTCAAGAGTTAAGGGAACTTATAGTTGAGGTAGTAGAGTTGGGAATGATCCCAGATTTATC GCTTATTGCTGGCACTGATTCTAGTAGCATGGTAACTGAATGGGCAATGGCAGAATTGATGAGAAACCAAGATGTCCTGCATAAACTTCGTGAAGAAATTGAAAGTGAAATTGGCACAAATATTGTGAAAGAATCCCATTTGAGTCACCTTCCTTACCTAGAAGCTTGTGTCAAAGAGACATTGAGATTATACCCCCCAGGACCACTACTCATTCTTCATCGTGCCTTACAAACATGCGAAGTAATGGGCTATACAATTCCTAAAGACTCCTTTATTTCAGTTAACATTTGGGCAATAGGTCGAGATCCTACGGTTTTCAATGATCCATTGAGCTTCAAACCCGAGCGGTTTCTTGATTCATCTTTGGATTTTAAGGGAACTAATTTTGACTATACACCTTTTGGAGCAGGAAGGAGAGGTTGCCCTGGACAACCTTTGGCTACTGGCAAGTCCCACTTATTTTGGCATCATTGGTCCACTCATTTGACTGGTTTCTTCCAGGCAGTATGA